A window of the Bacillota bacterium genome harbors these coding sequences:
- a CDS encoding stage II sporulation protein R has translation MVLAAIVGAVGLVASVRPAPRAELAYNPYNLVRLHVLAASDRPEDQALKMRARDTVVNFLSSRWGEVRDTQGALAVLEANRVELARLLGDLIAAAGKDYGVILQVGYFPFPERTYRDLTLPAGTYPALRVILGEGTGQNWWCVLFPPLCFLDARVAVPTALPLSAEEAVLSFAMAQDGQQAMGAARLEAGQVPHEVRQLLVGRSQSGGMAMPRPEVRLFILDWMRRRGIDPAGWVQRWWQEQAHP, from the coding sequence GTGGTGCTGGCTGCCATTGTGGGTGCGGTCGGGCTGGTGGCCAGCGTGCGTCCCGCCCCGCGAGCCGAGCTTGCGTACAATCCCTACAACCTGGTGCGCCTGCACGTTCTCGCAGCCAGCGACCGGCCCGAGGATCAGGCCCTGAAAATGCGGGCCCGCGACACGGTCGTCAATTTCCTTTCTTCCCGGTGGGGAGAAGTGCGGGACACCCAGGGAGCACTGGCCGTGCTCGAGGCGAACAGGGTCGAGCTGGCACGGCTCCTGGGGGACTTGATCGCCGCGGCCGGTAAGGACTACGGCGTTATATTGCAGGTGGGGTACTTCCCCTTCCCCGAGCGGACCTATCGTGACCTGACCCTGCCGGCGGGAACATATCCGGCCCTGCGGGTGATCCTGGGAGAGGGCACGGGACAGAACTGGTGGTGCGTGCTGTTCCCGCCCCTTTGCTTCCTGGACGCACGGGTAGCCGTCCCCACGGCCCTGCCCCTGAGCGCGGAGGAAGCTGTCCTGTCTTTCGCCATGGCACAGGATGGACAGCAGGCGATGGGGGCCGCTCGACTGGAGGCGGGGCAGGTGCCGCATGAGGTGCGGCAGTTGCTGGTGGGCCGCTCCCAGTCCGGGGGGATGGCGATGCCGCGTCCGGAGGTGCGCTTGTTCATCCTGGACTGGATGCGGAGGCGGGGCATCGACCCTGCGGGCTGGGTGCAGAGGTGGTGGCAGGAACAGGCCCACCCCTAA
- a CDS encoding YlmC/YmxH family sporulation protein gives MRLSDLRFRDVVTVKDGRRLGFISDWEVDPQTGRLLAMVVPGSPRVLGLLGREPDYVIPWERIKKIGEDVILVEAG, from the coding sequence ATGCGCCTGTCGGACCTGCGCTTTCGGGACGTGGTAACGGTAAAGGACGGCCGCCGCCTGGGCTTCATCAGCGATTGGGAAGTTGATCCCCAGACCGGCCGGCTGCTGGCCATGGTGGTACCCGGTAGCCCCCGCGTCCTGGGGTTGCTGGGAAGGGAGCCGGATTACGTTATACCCTGGGAGAGGATAAAGAAGATCGGCGAGGACGTGATCCTGGTAGAGGCCGGCTAG
- the pgeF gene encoding peptidoglycan editing factor PgeF: protein MSFSRSDDGGVPVLRIRPLEEAGCLALFTLRPLGLAAGPLHPGEVVRQVRASLTWAYLPRPPVVVRQVHGTRVLPVEDVPPAGEPGDWPALGEGDGMVTRRPDLPLAVFCADCAPVHLCDPGRRVVALLHAGWRGTVAGIVEQGLEAMAAVAGGRPGDVLAAIGPCIGPCCYGVGDDVRARVEHRLGEDAARVLAIRQGRLFFDLPGTIAILLERAGVPSLQVYRADMCTACHPHLFWSHRRDGGVTGRMAAVLALRG, encoded by the coding sequence GTGAGTTTCTCAAGGAGTGACGACGGGGGTGTACCGGTGCTGCGCATCCGGCCTTTGGAGGAGGCCGGATGCCTGGCCCTGTTCACATTACGGCCCCTTGGCCTCGCCGCCGGCCCCCTGCATCCCGGGGAAGTGGTGCGCCAGGTTCGGGCTTCCCTGACCTGGGCATACCTCCCCCGGCCTCCGGTGGTGGTGCGCCAGGTGCACGGCACCCGGGTGCTGCCGGTGGAAGATGTCCCCCCTGCGGGCGAACCGGGAGACTGGCCCGCGCTCGGAGAAGGAGATGGCATGGTGACGCGCCGGCCGGATTTGCCTCTGGCCGTGTTCTGTGCCGATTGTGCTCCGGTTCACCTCTGTGACCCGGGAAGGCGGGTGGTGGCCCTGCTCCACGCCGGCTGGCGGGGGACGGTGGCCGGCATCGTGGAGCAGGGGCTGGAGGCCATGGCCGCCGTTGCCGGCGGCCGCCCCGGGGACGTTCTGGCCGCCATCGGCCCGTGCATCGGACCCTGCTGCTACGGGGTCGGGGACGATGTGCGAGCCCGGGTGGAACATCGCCTGGGTGAGGATGCCGCGCGGGTGCTTGCCATCCGCCAGGGGAGGCTTTTCTTTGACCTGCCGGGGACGATTGCCATTCTCCTGGAGAGGGCCGGCGTCCCCTCCCTACAGGTTTACCGGGCCGACATGTGCACGGCCTGCCACCCCCATCTGTTCTGGTCCCACAGACGGGATGGAGGTGTGACGGGCCGGATGGCGGCCGTACTGGCCCTGAGGGGATGA
- a CDS encoding HlyD family efflux transporter periplasmic adaptor subunit, protein MGLVLLVGVGVVGTLGYSWTRAALLPYLVRVVEAKPGRLETTVSGQAVVLWDEWVLTAPVAGMVRLRVREGERVRTGTPVCLVDGNEVGSPAPGVVSLVTDGTEGHLRFGSGTSPAAPQVLGLKPRPHQLRDGEAVAVGQALARVVDTSRMRLCLVLPPAEVAQLANRSRVLVRLPGGREIAMRPEAHHPGDDRTYGTIVLASNEWIEQLLRVRVITVEVIKERASGLLIPRRALVEREGQPGVFVVKKTLAQWVKVEVRGEKDSLVAVEGIPEGSQVITNPWLVREGAIVR, encoded by the coding sequence GTGGGGCTGGTGCTGCTCGTCGGGGTGGGCGTCGTGGGCACGCTGGGGTATTCCTGGACACGAGCTGCCCTGTTGCCCTACCTGGTCCGCGTGGTGGAGGCCAAGCCGGGACGGTTGGAGACCACTGTGAGTGGGCAGGCCGTGGTCCTGTGGGACGAGTGGGTGCTCACTGCCCCCGTGGCAGGTATGGTACGCCTGCGCGTGCGGGAAGGGGAGAGGGTGCGCACGGGCACCCCGGTGTGCCTGGTGGACGGGAACGAGGTGGGATCTCCCGCCCCCGGCGTGGTCAGCCTGGTCACGGACGGGACGGAAGGCCACCTGCGTTTCGGGTCGGGGACGTCGCCGGCCGCTCCCCAGGTCCTGGGGCTCAAGCCCCGGCCGCACCAGTTGCGCGATGGCGAGGCGGTCGCGGTAGGGCAGGCCCTGGCCCGGGTGGTGGATACCAGCCGGATGCGCCTGTGCCTGGTCCTGCCTCCCGCTGAGGTGGCCCAGCTCGCCAATCGTTCCCGGGTGCTGGTGCGATTGCCGGGCGGCCGGGAGATTGCGATGCGGCCTGAAGCGCACCATCCCGGGGACGACCGCACCTACGGCACCATTGTCCTGGCGAGCAACGAATGGATCGAACAACTGCTGCGCGTCAGGGTAATTACGGTGGAGGTTATCAAAGAGCGGGCCTCAGGACTCCTGATCCCCAGGCGGGCCCTGGTGGAAAGAGAAGGCCAGCCCGGGGTATTCGTGGTGAAGAAGACCCTGGCCCAGTGGGTTAAAGTGGAGGTCAGGGGTGAAAAGGATTCCCTGGTGGCCGTCGAGGGGATTCCCGAGGGCAGCCAGGTGATCACCAACCCCTGGCTGGTCCGCGAGGGGGCCATCGTGAGGTGA
- a CDS encoding YggS family pyridoxal phosphate-dependent enzyme: protein MSVAERYRQVLDQVAEAALRAGRRPEEIAVVAVSKGIDDERIREAVAAGVHILGENRVQEARDKHGRLVDLPVSWHLVGHLQTNKVKYAVKLFDLIHSLDSVRLAREIQKRAGEQGRVVRVLVEVNVSGEPSKYGVSEAELRPLLEEVATLPLVRVEGLMTIAPLVEHMEQARPCFRRLRELARRVREWGIPGIEMKELSMGMTQDFPVAVEEGATMIRVGTAIFGPRG from the coding sequence TTGTCCGTAGCAGAGCGTTACCGGCAGGTCCTTGATCAGGTGGCCGAGGCCGCCCTGCGCGCGGGGCGGAGGCCGGAAGAGATCGCGGTGGTGGCAGTCTCAAAAGGCATAGACGATGAGCGCATCCGGGAAGCGGTGGCAGCGGGAGTGCATATCCTGGGAGAAAACCGGGTGCAGGAGGCCCGGGACAAGCACGGGCGCCTGGTGGATTTGCCCGTGTCGTGGCACCTGGTTGGACACCTGCAGACTAATAAGGTAAAATACGCCGTAAAGCTCTTCGACCTCATCCATTCCCTGGATAGCGTGCGCCTGGCGCGGGAAATCCAGAAGAGGGCGGGCGAGCAGGGCCGGGTGGTGAGGGTTCTGGTGGAGGTCAACGTGTCCGGGGAGCCCTCCAAGTACGGGGTAAGCGAGGCCGAGTTGCGTCCCCTGCTGGAAGAGGTGGCCACCCTGCCCCTGGTCCGGGTGGAGGGGCTGATGACCATAGCCCCGCTGGTGGAGCACATGGAACAGGCTCGCCCCTGCTTCCGGCGCCTGCGCGAACTGGCCCGGCGGGTCCGGGAATGGGGCATCCCGGGAATCGAAATGAAGGAGCTTTCCATGGGCATGACCCAGGACTTCCCGGTGGCGGTGGAGGAGGGGGCAACCATGATCAGGGTGGGGACGGCCATCTTCGGCCCCCGCGGCTGA
- a CDS encoding DivIVA domain-containing protein has translation MKAREGSLVLTPLDIHNKEFRRSFRGYSEAEVDEFLDQVVRDFEALLREKTALEERVEELENRLSNYQALEETLKQTLILAEATADEVRANARREAEIILKEAQAKAKEIVDDAEARAQLAMREAQARVKRTQDEYEELKRQVQTFKARVRSLFLTQLDLLGDVAAAEQAAAADRPAHGTDRPPVASAPSQASPGGPGAVPAGDDDGP, from the coding sequence TTGAAGGCAAGGGAGGGTTCCCTGGTGCTCACCCCTCTTGACATCCACAACAAGGAGTTTCGCCGGTCGTTCCGCGGGTACTCGGAGGCAGAGGTAGACGAGTTCCTCGACCAGGTGGTGCGCGATTTCGAGGCCCTGCTCAGGGAAAAGACCGCCCTGGAGGAACGCGTCGAGGAGCTGGAGAACCGCCTCTCCAACTACCAGGCCCTGGAAGAAACCCTTAAGCAGACCCTGATACTGGCCGAGGCCACCGCCGACGAGGTGCGGGCCAACGCCCGGCGCGAGGCGGAGATCATCCTCAAGGAAGCGCAGGCGAAGGCAAAGGAAATCGTTGACGATGCCGAGGCGCGCGCCCAGCTTGCCATGCGCGAGGCGCAGGCTCGCGTGAAGCGCACCCAGGATGAATACGAGGAGCTGAAACGGCAGGTGCAGACCTTCAAGGCGCGGGTGCGCAGCCTGTTCCTGACCCAGCTCGACCTGCTGGGTGATGTGGCGGCGGCGGAACAGGCGGCTGCCGCCGACCGGCCGGCGCACGGCACCGATCGGCCGCCGGTGGCATCCGCCCCGTCCCAGGCATCCCCGGGGGGGCCGGGTGCGGTACCGGCAGGAGACGACGACGGGCCGTGA
- a CDS encoding DUF167 domain-containing protein has protein sequence MTAVGEPAMIPMGRTREGVVFKLRVQPHARRQEVAGVRQGALLVKVTAPPEGGRANEACRRLLADTLDVPGERVEIIRGHTARDKVVLIHGLTVDEVAGRLKECLQK, from the coding sequence GTGACCGCGGTGGGTGAGCCGGCCATGATCCCGATGGGCCGTACCCGGGAAGGGGTGGTATTCAAGCTGCGGGTGCAGCCGCACGCCCGCCGGCAGGAGGTGGCCGGCGTGCGTCAGGGTGCCCTGCTGGTGAAGGTTACCGCCCCTCCCGAGGGTGGGCGTGCCAACGAGGCTTGCCGCCGGCTGCTGGCGGACACCCTGGATGTTCCTGGCGAGCGGGTGGAAATCATCCGGGGCCACACGGCGCGCGACAAGGTGGTGCTCATCCATGGCCTGACCGTGGACGAGGTGGCGGGCCGCTTGAAGGAGTGTCTGCAGAAGTGA
- the ileS gene encoding isoleucine--tRNA ligase: protein MKANLARREPELLKWWQEEDLYGKLREARRGRPRYVLHDGPPYANGSIHIGTALNKILKDFVVRFASMSGYDAPYVPGWDCHGLPIELAALKALGIDHHEVEPLELRRFCREYALKYVDVQRQQFMRLGVIGDWFRPYLTMDGAYEARQVEVFGEMARRGYIYRGLKSVHWCSACETALAEAEVEYHDRQSPSIWVAFDVSDGRGVLPADSRVVIWTTTPWTLPANVAIAVHPEATYALVDTEQGKLVLARSLVDDTCADLGLERWEVVATFRGRDLEGVRCRHPFFDRESVVVTAEYVSLDEGTGCVHIAPGHGPEDFEVGRRYGLPVLSPIDGRGRFTSEAGWLEGKFYRDADPEIIAELRRRGALLGAGTTLHSYPCCWRCKNPLLFRATEQWFASVEGFREQALEAIDQVTWVPAWGRERIRNMVKDRADWCVSRQRAWGVPIPIFYCTSCGQPLITQETIAAVADLFRREGSDAWFRREAAEILPAGTSCPCGGTAFHKESDIMDVWFDSGSSHVAVLEERPDLSWPAECYLEGSDQHRGWFQASLLTSVATRGKAPFRTVVTHGFVLDGEGRAMHKSLGNVIDPAEVTDKYGADVLRLWVAASDYRDDVRISPVILDQLAEVYRKIRNTLRFVLGNLYDFQPGRDNVPYENLLEVDRWALYSLAKVVERATRAFSEYEYHVAQQVVHTFCTVDMSQIYLDVIKDRLYCSGPTDPGRRAAQTVLYQVGHTLVRLLAPILPFTAEEVWQHLPRREGEAWSVHLTEWPHPDEAWIDEELGRRWEVLLAVREVAQKALEEARAAKHIGGSLAAALEICLPTAAPAASQPDPGNNAARTQPGSLVRRYLPELPALFIVSQVELREGEPDPARYLGWAVGERGPAAGVGVGVLKAAGARCERCWIHSETVGTDPEHAGLCRRCADVVRRCF, encoded by the coding sequence ATGAAGGCCAACCTGGCGCGGCGGGAACCCGAACTGCTCAAATGGTGGCAGGAGGAAGACCTGTACGGTAAGCTGCGCGAGGCTCGCCGGGGCCGGCCCAGGTACGTCCTGCACGACGGGCCGCCTTACGCTAACGGCAGCATCCACATCGGAACCGCCCTCAACAAGATCCTCAAGGATTTCGTGGTGCGGTTTGCCTCTATGAGCGGCTACGACGCCCCGTATGTCCCCGGTTGGGACTGCCATGGCCTTCCCATTGAACTGGCTGCCCTTAAGGCTTTGGGTATCGACCACCATGAGGTTGAGCCTCTGGAACTGCGCCGCTTCTGCCGGGAGTACGCCCTCAAGTACGTGGACGTGCAGAGGCAGCAGTTCATGCGTTTGGGTGTAATCGGAGACTGGTTCCGTCCCTACCTCACCATGGACGGAGCGTACGAGGCCCGCCAGGTGGAAGTGTTCGGAGAGATGGCGCGCCGGGGTTACATCTACAGAGGGCTCAAGTCGGTGCACTGGTGCTCCGCCTGCGAAACCGCCCTGGCCGAAGCCGAGGTGGAATATCACGACCGGCAGTCGCCGTCCATCTGGGTGGCTTTCGACGTCAGCGACGGCCGGGGAGTCCTGCCGGCCGACAGCAGGGTGGTGATCTGGACCACCACCCCCTGGACCCTGCCTGCCAACGTGGCCATCGCTGTGCACCCCGAGGCCACCTACGCCCTGGTGGACACCGAGCAGGGGAAGCTGGTGCTGGCCCGGAGCCTGGTGGACGACACCTGCGCCGACTTGGGGCTGGAACGCTGGGAGGTGGTGGCCACCTTCCGGGGCCGGGATCTGGAAGGCGTGAGGTGCCGGCATCCCTTTTTCGACCGGGAGTCGGTGGTGGTGACGGCCGAGTACGTGTCCCTGGACGAGGGCACCGGGTGCGTGCACATCGCCCCCGGCCACGGTCCCGAGGACTTCGAGGTGGGCAGGCGGTACGGCCTTCCCGTCCTCTCCCCCATCGACGGCAGGGGGCGCTTCACGTCGGAGGCGGGGTGGCTGGAGGGAAAGTTCTACCGGGATGCCGACCCGGAAATCATCGCGGAACTCAGGAGACGGGGTGCCCTGCTGGGGGCAGGCACCACCCTGCACTCGTACCCGTGCTGCTGGCGCTGCAAGAATCCCCTGCTCTTCCGGGCCACCGAGCAGTGGTTCGCTTCCGTGGAGGGGTTCCGGGAGCAGGCCCTGGAAGCCATTGATCAGGTCACCTGGGTGCCGGCCTGGGGCCGGGAACGCATCCGCAACATGGTGAAGGACCGCGCCGACTGGTGCGTCTCGCGCCAGCGGGCGTGGGGGGTGCCCATCCCCATCTTCTACTGCACCTCCTGCGGGCAGCCCCTCATCACGCAGGAGACCATCGCGGCGGTGGCGGACCTCTTCCGCCGGGAAGGCTCCGATGCCTGGTTCCGGCGCGAAGCTGCTGAGATCCTGCCGGCCGGGACGTCGTGCCCGTGCGGGGGGACTGCTTTCCACAAGGAATCCGACATCATGGACGTCTGGTTCGACTCTGGGTCCAGCCACGTGGCCGTCCTGGAGGAGAGGCCCGACCTCTCCTGGCCGGCCGAGTGCTACCTGGAAGGGTCAGACCAGCACCGGGGGTGGTTCCAGGCCTCCCTGCTCACCTCCGTGGCGACCCGGGGGAAGGCGCCGTTCCGTACCGTGGTCACCCACGGCTTCGTGCTGGACGGTGAAGGCCGGGCCATGCACAAGTCGCTGGGGAACGTGATCGACCCCGCCGAAGTCACGGACAAATACGGGGCGGACGTCCTGCGCCTGTGGGTGGCGGCCTCCGACTACCGGGACGACGTGCGCATCTCGCCCGTCATCCTGGACCAGTTGGCCGAGGTGTACCGCAAGATCCGTAACACCCTGCGCTTCGTGCTGGGCAACCTGTACGACTTCCAGCCTGGCCGGGACAACGTCCCCTACGAGAACCTCCTGGAAGTTGACAGGTGGGCGCTGTACTCCCTTGCCAAGGTGGTGGAGCGGGCCACCCGGGCGTTCTCCGAGTACGAGTACCACGTGGCTCAGCAGGTCGTGCACACCTTCTGCACCGTGGACATGAGCCAGATCTATCTGGACGTGATCAAGGACCGGCTGTACTGCTCCGGTCCCACCGACCCCGGGCGGCGGGCCGCCCAGACCGTGCTGTACCAGGTGGGCCACACGCTGGTGCGCCTGCTGGCCCCCATCCTGCCCTTCACAGCGGAAGAGGTGTGGCAGCACCTACCGCGCCGGGAGGGAGAAGCCTGGAGCGTCCACCTGACCGAGTGGCCTCACCCGGATGAGGCCTGGATCGACGAGGAGCTGGGCCGGCGCTGGGAGGTCCTGCTGGCAGTGCGCGAGGTGGCCCAGAAGGCCCTGGAAGAGGCCCGCGCGGCCAAGCACATTGGGGGCTCCCTGGCCGCCGCCCTGGAAATCTGCCTGCCCACGGCCGCGCCCGCCGCTTCGCAGCCCGACCCTGGCAACAACGCTGCACGGACCCAGCCCGGCAGCCTGGTGCGGCGTTACCTGCCGGAGCTGCCCGCCCTGTTCATCGTGTCCCAGGTGGAGCTGCGGGAAGGCGAGCCCGATCCCGCGCGCTACCTGGGCTGGGCGGTCGGGGAGCGGGGACCCGCTGCCGGCGTGGGGGTGGGTGTGCTCAAAGCCGCCGGTGCGCGGTGCGAGCGCTGCTGGATTCACTCGGAAACGGTGGGCACCGACCCCGAGCACGCGGGGCTGTGTCGGCGCTGCGCCGACGTCGTCCGCCGCTGCTTCTGA
- a CDS encoding amino acid racemase, which produces MPVAKIIGILGGMGPEATCDLFHKIIRVTPRFKPVRRDQDHLRVIVDSNPLIPDRTAAILADGEDPVPALQETARNLERAGAGLIAMPCNTAHYFWGEVQAAVSIPVLHMMEEVARELAGTRPGPAQVGLLATTGTVKTGLYHRALEARGIRVLVPGPADQDVVMEAISRIKRGDLQGARAPLQAVGRWLQEAGAEAIIEGCTEIPLVLRDEDVDVPLVDATRVLAETAVRAALSA; this is translated from the coding sequence ATGCCCGTGGCGAAGATCATCGGCATCCTGGGGGGCATGGGGCCGGAGGCCACCTGCGATCTTTTCCACAAGATCATCCGGGTGACGCCGCGCTTCAAGCCCGTCAGGCGGGATCAGGATCACCTGCGGGTGATTGTCGACTCAAATCCCCTGATACCGGACCGCACTGCGGCCATCCTGGCCGACGGGGAAGACCCCGTCCCGGCCCTCCAGGAAACGGCCCGCAACCTGGAGCGGGCCGGCGCGGGGCTCATAGCCATGCCCTGCAACACCGCCCATTACTTCTGGGGGGAGGTGCAGGCGGCGGTGAGCATCCCCGTGCTGCACATGATGGAAGAGGTGGCGCGCGAACTGGCCGGCACCCGGCCCGGCCCGGCGCAGGTGGGGTTGCTCGCCACCACGGGCACGGTGAAGACGGGCCTGTACCACCGCGCCCTGGAGGCCCGCGGGATCCGGGTGCTGGTGCCCGGCCCGGCCGACCAGGATGTGGTGATGGAGGCCATATCGCGGATCAAGCGGGGCGACCTGCAGGGGGCCCGTGCGCCGCTTCAGGCTGTCGGCCGCTGGTTGCAGGAGGCCGGCGCCGAAGCCATCATCGAGGGGTGTACGGAAATCCCCCTGGTGTTGCGCGACGAAGATGTGGACGTCCCCCTGGTGGATGCCACCCGGGTGCTGGCGGAGACTGCCGTCCGTGCCGCCCTTTCGGCCTGA
- a CDS encoding ACT domain-containing protein, which yields MGVPERTLSLLAGATWHVWPCEMAIASFPREARSRVVAMLAGESLPGPVWWGDDGFELTVLAPREVFESGHGLAGISGGRVEAGWALVTCRTPLPWDVVGFLAEVTARLARAGMTCGAFSAFSRDHLLVPWSKKDEVRQVLGNGGAGE from the coding sequence ATGGGCGTTCCCGAGAGGACGCTGAGCTTGCTGGCCGGTGCCACCTGGCACGTTTGGCCGTGCGAGATGGCCATCGCCTCTTTTCCGCGGGAGGCGAGGTCCCGGGTGGTGGCGATGCTCGCCGGAGAGTCCCTGCCGGGGCCGGTGTGGTGGGGCGACGACGGTTTTGAGTTGACGGTGCTGGCGCCCCGGGAAGTCTTCGAGTCGGGGCACGGACTCGCGGGCATTTCCGGGGGGAGGGTGGAAGCCGGATGGGCCCTGGTCACCTGCCGCACGCCGCTGCCCTGGGACGTGGTGGGGTTCCTCGCCGAGGTGACGGCCCGTCTGGCACGGGCCGGGATGACCTGCGGTGCCTTCTCGGCGTTCTCCCGGGACCACCTGCTGGTGCCGTGGTCGAAAAAGGACGAGGTCCGGCAGGTCCTGGGAAATGGTGGTGCCGGGGAATGA
- a CDS encoding PD-(D/E)XK nuclease family protein, translated as MNCTRLAMWLRCPFQYWCEGQAELQPMVRPRPYVALGSIVHSALRRFYTLPPDQRTPAALFALYRQAWASKASDPAFASREDRERWYRQGYDMLRRYAGRARPAEVRVRRLECSMSLDLGEHRVTGKVDRVDDLGEGTLRVVDYKTGRSPGSLEDDVAARIYPLMVWKGEVESPPARVVMVYEYLSEGEKVVRELAPGDVAALEEEVARLLENIAGDEIFVPGENEWCRSCDFRALCPEAPLEELLIQWREDAAGKLEALTASHRLPALWTRLAQIRMFRGEYEAAAHAAARAVEVGPDYVLSRQQLGVALAILGRTAEAVQHLRRAWERLLSSSAGGAPPGTRSLRWTDTGLILAEALLALRGEDGVSEAEEVLRQLRRWHSELPPASEGRWQRLKARAELERGPMRPASCPGTSSPEAPGAIPGTNCGG; from the coding sequence GTGAACTGCACGAGGCTCGCCATGTGGCTGCGCTGTCCGTTTCAGTACTGGTGTGAGGGTCAGGCCGAGCTGCAGCCCATGGTGCGGCCCCGCCCCTACGTGGCACTGGGCTCCATTGTTCACAGTGCCCTGCGCAGGTTTTACACCCTGCCCCCCGACCAGCGCACCCCGGCCGCGCTGTTTGCCCTGTACAGGCAGGCCTGGGCGTCGAAGGCGTCCGACCCGGCGTTCGCCAGCCGGGAGGACAGGGAGCGCTGGTACCGGCAGGGTTACGACATGCTCCGGCGTTATGCCGGGCGGGCGCGACCTGCCGAAGTGAGGGTGAGGCGCCTGGAGTGCAGCATGTCCCTCGACCTGGGTGAGCACCGCGTGACGGGGAAGGTGGACCGGGTAGACGACCTGGGGGAAGGCACCCTGCGTGTGGTGGACTACAAGACGGGGCGCAGCCCGGGCAGTCTCGAAGATGACGTGGCGGCCCGCATCTACCCGCTGATGGTTTGGAAAGGGGAGGTGGAGAGTCCGCCTGCCCGTGTGGTCATGGTGTACGAGTACCTGTCCGAAGGCGAGAAGGTGGTCCGGGAACTTGCTCCGGGAGACGTGGCTGCCCTGGAAGAAGAAGTTGCCCGGCTGCTCGAGAACATCGCCGGCGATGAGATTTTCGTGCCCGGCGAGAACGAGTGGTGCCGCTCGTGCGACTTTCGGGCCCTGTGTCCGGAGGCCCCTCTGGAGGAACTCCTGATTCAATGGCGCGAAGACGCCGCCGGCAAGCTGGAAGCGCTCACGGCATCCCATCGTCTCCCGGCCCTGTGGACGCGCCTGGCCCAGATCCGCATGTTCCGGGGCGAGTACGAGGCGGCTGCGCACGCGGCGGCGCGGGCGGTCGAGGTGGGACCAGACTACGTGCTGAGTCGCCAGCAACTGGGTGTGGCCCTGGCTATCCTGGGCAGGACGGCGGAGGCCGTCCAGCATTTGAGGCGGGCGTGGGAACGGCTGCTCTCGAGCAGTGCCGGAGGCGCCCCGCCGGGAACGCGATCGCTGCGGTGGACGGATACAGGCCTGATTCTGGCCGAGGCTCTCCTGGCCCTCAGGGGCGAGGATGGGGTGTCCGAAGCGGAAGAGGTGCTGCGGCAACTGAGGCGGTGGCATTCCGAGCTGCCTCCGGCCAGCGAGGGCCGCTGGCAACGGCTCAAGGCGCGGGCGGAGCTGGAACGTGGCCCGATGAGGCCCGCGAGCTGCCCGGGGACGTCCTCACCCGAAGCTCCCGGGGCGATTCCGGGGACGAACTGTGGGGGGTAG
- a CDS encoding NUDIX hydrolase — MYLTAEKLAPLIARYGQPREVHMSQGVSGPEMEMVLDSRKGGRAHDVTCFILDGEGRVAVIRKHFHPPGVWRAPSGGVRRDEDLEAGIRREMREETGLDICLLRYLLRIDVTFFCEEGSRREQPWVSHVFAARPVSSDPKVALEPEDHEEIAAARWVTKEELQGPIRDALLATGGGLFRYRVALTDLALVELHKTGLLGGDGA, encoded by the coding sequence GTGTACCTGACCGCCGAGAAGCTGGCACCGCTGATTGCCCGTTACGGCCAACCCCGCGAGGTGCACATGAGCCAGGGCGTTTCCGGCCCCGAGATGGAGATGGTGCTGGACAGCCGCAAGGGCGGGCGGGCCCACGACGTCACCTGCTTCATCCTGGATGGAGAGGGGCGGGTGGCCGTCATCCGCAAGCACTTCCACCCCCCGGGGGTATGGCGGGCCCCCAGCGGGGGCGTGCGCCGCGACGAGGATCTGGAGGCAGGCATCAGGCGGGAGATGCGGGAGGAGACGGGCCTGGATATCTGCCTTTTGCGGTATCTGCTCAGGATTGACGTGACCTTCTTCTGCGAGGAAGGGAGCAGGCGGGAGCAACCCTGGGTAAGCCACGTCTTTGCCGCCCGGCCGGTGTCTTCTGACCCCAAGGTAGCGCTGGAACCTGAAGACCATGAGGAGATCGCGGCCGCCCGCTGGGTGACAAAGGAGGAGCTGCAGGGCCCCATCCGCGACGCCCTCCTCGCCACCGGAGGTGGTCTCTTCCGGTACCGTGTGGCGTTAACTGACCTGGCCCTCGTTGAACTGCATAAGACGGGTCTTTTGGGTGGAGATGGAGCGTAA